The genomic region TGTATGCTCCAATTATAAACGATAGAATAAGTCTCTTCATTTAATATGTACTCCTTTATAATTATCTTTTAGTTTAGTTTTTCTATAAAATTGAGAATTATTCTAAAAAATAAAAACAACACACTGGATGTATGTTGTTTTATTTGCAAAAAGTATTACAGTAGGTAAAATTTGAATTCATAGCATCACTACCTATGATATTTACATTTTGTGAGGAACACATACCTGATTCATTGAATTTGCATGCTTTTGCATCGCATTCAATTTCTGGATACATAACTATACCTGAATTTGTGAAGAACTGTTTGATTTCTCCATTTATATTTAAGTTTGATAAAGAGTTTAATGTGTTTTCTAAATTTCTTTCTTGAAATGTTGAACAGTGAGTATCGGGGGTAATTGATGCATTCAAGCCACTTACGTGAATTTTATTTGCAGTACACATATTATTTGTATAGTGAACACAATTATTTGCAGAGCAACTTAGGGAACCATTCATTATCTATCACCTCTAACAAAAATATATTTTTTAGTATTATTAACTTATTTTCAAATAATATTCTAAGTTTTATTAACAAAATTAATAATAATCAAACAATTAAATGTGTTAAAATAAACAATGATAAATTAGAAGGTAGGAGAATCTGATGAGGATCAAGATTATTTTTTTTGAATTATGTACCATATGTTTTGCTTGTCTTTTGATAGCTGTAGGATTAAATTTATTTTTAGCTGATGCTAAACTTGTAAGTGGAGGATTGACTGGTATAGCACTGCTTATAGAATATACAACTGGTAT from Candidatus Arthromitus sp. SFB-mouse-Japan harbors:
- a CDS encoding DUF1540 domain-containing protein, with amino-acid sequence MNGSLSCSANNCVHYTNNMCTANKIHVSGLNASITPDTHCSTFQERNLENTLNSLSNLNINGEIKQFFTNSGIVMYPEIECDAKACKFNESGMCSSQNVNIIGSDAMNSNFTYCNTFCK